Genomic DNA from Peribacillus simplex NBRC 15720 = DSM 1321:
TAAATTCTTGTTCACCATAATCACACTTGGAACGACAGAAAACCTAGTAATATAGCCATCTTTATTTTTAAACTCATCAGCTACCTGGTCGTCATTAGCTGAAGTAAACTTTTCAAACAACTCTTTATTCGAATCCAGCGTAGAAATGGAACCACCCCAAAATACATCTGATAAAGGATTATTCTTTTCTGATTCAACCCGCTTCAACAGCTCACCCGAACCAGCAGAGATCAATTCCACTTTGATACCGGTTTCATTTTCAAAATCCTTAATCAACGGCTCTGTGAATTCAAGCGGATGTGGAGAATATACCGTCAATTCATTTGATTTTTTCCCATCACTCGACTTATCGTCCGATGAACACGCCGCTAGTGAAAGCGCTAACAATAAACATAAAAATATGATTTTGCTTATACTTTTTTTCATTTCCCACACTCCCTTTTAGTTATATCCTAACTTTACTGGTAACTTAGCCTCTAAACAATCCACAAAACAGTTTAAACTATCCGAAATTATGAACTACGACTTGTATATATACGCATAAAACACCAATACCAATTGGTCGGTTTTATTCTGCCTTTCCTATAAAAAATGGGATTGCCTCTATTCTTTCAAAGGAGGGAATCCCATTTTAATTTATTTTACGAGGAGAAATTGTTGCTGCGGTAAAATGCCCAACACATTCCGGAAGAGTAGACATTAATAAAGTAATCAATGAACCCCCCCTGCGTCTTAGAAACGGCTGAAAAGATTAGCAATAACCTCGAATTCAAAATTATCCAATAAAACAAGAGGGATTTTTTCAAAATCTAAGGGTATTTAATATAGGGATGATTTTTTTCCCCAATGATGAGGATGCGCGATTTCTTGAATTCGTGAAGCATAACTATGAAAAGCAGCTACCTGAAAAGTCCAGAAAACTTATATATTTTAAAAGGGACAAGGAACGTGATTTTGCGATCTTATCCCTCTTCTTAGGAAGCGGCATCCGGGTAAATGAGTTATCCAACTTAAGGCTACGGGACTTGGATTTTGAGGAAAAACAAATACACGTTTTACGTAAGGGTGGAAAAAAGGATGTAGTGGCAGTATCCCCTCCGTCTATGCAGGACATAAAAGATTACCTAACCGTGCGAACGGAACGTTATAGGGGATCAAAAGTCCAGATTTAATAAAAGATAATTCCACACCTACATCTAATTCATGTATGTTTACTTTTTTTATAAAGAAAGAAAAAATGAAAGAGGGAGAACAAATCATCTGGATGACTTGTTCTCCCTCTTTTTTAGAATCCCTTAGGTAGGCATGACGAAGGAATGATAGGGCCTGGGAGGAAAAGCTACCAGGGGCGGCGTTGGAAAATGTTCATAACAAGTTAAAAAATGGAGTTCTAATATTTAATTTAAAAAACTCGGATTCAAATCTTTAATTCTTCTCTCCGAACTCTTTTCCTGCTGATTTTTGATCCTTTATTTTAAAAGAAATGAGGAAGCTAATTATCGAAAGTACAGCGATGACAATAAATGAAATTTGCGCGCCATACATATCAGGATGGACTATCTCGGGACGCTGCTGAGCATTTTCGGTAGCTGATGTCATTACAGTAACAAGTATTGCTGTACCTACAGATGCAGCAATCATTTTCATCGTATTATCCATTGCTGCACCATGGGCAATTAACCGTTTAGGCAGCTGGTTTAAGGCGGCCGTTGAAACAGGCATCATAACCATGGCTAATCCGAACATCCGAACACTGTACATTACCATAATAAATGTAAAACTTGTCGAAGGACCAACATCTATATAAGTAAAGGAGGAAGCGGTTATGAGGAGTAATCCGCCAATAACCAACCACCTGGCCCCAATCCGGTCAAAAATACGTCCAATGAACGGGGACATTATTCCGGTAATAAGTGCTCCAGGGAGTATGGCTAATCCAGCTTCAAACGCAGTAAATCCTCGCATGTTTTGCATAAATAGTGGGATAAGCGTTTCGGCACCTATCAGACCCATAAAGGTAATGGCTCCAATAATAATGGCAAGCGGGAATAATGAATACGTGAACACA
This window encodes:
- a CDS encoding tyrosine-type recombinase/integrase; translation: MIFFPNDEDARFLEFVKHNYEKQLPEKSRKLIYFKRDKERDFAILSLFLGSGIRVNELSNLRLRDLDFEEKQIHVLRKGGKKDVVAVSPPSMQDIKDYLTVRTERYRGSKVQI